A genomic stretch from Schistosoma haematobium chromosome 4, whole genome shotgun sequence includes:
- a CDS encoding hypothetical protein (EggNog:ENOG410WGSE~COG:S): MNSGKACVRTEKPGGRSVLMSWKQRPHLITTGSSSNLPPVLFKDVGEFLTKELTTLFTKVWELESVPTSWNESIVVPIFKKGSRRSCNNYRGIRLLPIASKLLASVILRRLFKTRERLTREEQAGFRSGRGCIDHIFTLRQMLEHRHTFQRPTIVVFLDIRAAFDSLDRTVLWYCLLKKGVLEKLINILKTLYTNTSGRVRAYNHLSPLFHSSSRVRQGSQSHHSSSTLPSMTFWKQL, translated from the coding sequence ATGAactcgggcaaagcttgcgtaaggaccgagaagcctggtggtcggagcgtgctaatgagctggaagcagcggCCGCATCTgataactaccggaagctcttccaattTACCTCCGGTTCTTTTTAAGGATGTTGGTGaatttctgactaaggaactgacgacgttgtttacaaaggtttgggaactagagagtgtaccaacgtcatggaatgagtcgatagtcgtccctatctttaaaaagggttcacgtcgttcctgtaacaactatcgggggatacgtttacttccgattgcgtccaagctattggcttctgtcatacttcgtaggttgttcaaaacccgagaaagattgactcgcgaggagcaggctgggtttcgttctggtcgaggatgtattgatcatatcttcaccctccgccaaatgttagaacaccgccatacttttcaaaggccaacaatcgtagtgtttcttgacatcagggctgccttcgattcgttggacaggactgttctctggtattgtctattgaagaagggtgtgcttGAGAAGCTCATTAACATCTTGAAGACCCTATATAcgaacacctcaggtagagtgagggcatacaaccacctatctccattgttccattcaagcagtagggttagacagggttcccaatctcaccattcctcttcaactttgccatcgatgacattctggaaacagctctga